From the Amycolatopsis thermoflava N1165 genome, one window contains:
- a CDS encoding ferredoxin, with the protein MEVAVDRSLCEANEVCIGFAPAVFELDDDEELRIVHPSVPESEVERVSQAIAACPKNALFTVE; encoded by the coding sequence ATGGAGGTCGCCGTCGACCGGTCGCTGTGCGAGGCGAACGAGGTGTGCATCGGGTTCGCGCCCGCCGTCTTCGAGCTGGATGACGACGAAGAGTTGCGCATCGTTCACCCGTCGGTGCCCGAATCAGAAGTAGAACGTGTTTCGCAAGCGATCGCGGCTTGCCCCAAGAATGCGCTGTTCACCGTCGAGTAA
- a CDS encoding MCE family protein — MRRAVLLRRLWHQVLGLVFLVVCGLFFATTVAAYNKEFTPVAMVRLETDHVGNQLRKGSDVKIRGVVVGEVRSIQAMGDHAALELALDPDRLSLIPDNVSARLLPKTLFGERYVALQIPPDPSERHIAAGDVIPQDRSSSAIELEQVLNNVMPLLQAVQPQKLASTLNAVSTALDGRGEQLGATLVNLSEYLAGLNPSLPDIKADITGLANVADTYDRAAPDFLQALADLTTTTKTLVDKQQALTQVWGSVTNASDNLDSFLRVNQANLINLTVTSQSTLEVLAKYAPEYPCLLQQLAEAVPRAYEAFGAGTDKMNHVTIRFVADRTKYEPGKDEPEYLDKRGPRCYPMVLPPGRWPQYPPGGPIQDGSTHPPAGPGASVPLPSNGIIDGGSSTTGSVANSPAEQDLVAALLSPAAPQDVPGWGTLLAGPLYRGAEVEVQ; from the coding sequence ATGAGACGGGCGGTTCTGCTGCGGCGGCTGTGGCACCAGGTGCTCGGCCTGGTGTTCCTCGTCGTGTGCGGGCTGTTCTTCGCCACCACGGTCGCCGCCTACAACAAGGAGTTCACCCCGGTCGCGATGGTGCGGCTGGAGACCGACCACGTCGGCAACCAGCTGCGCAAGGGCTCCGACGTCAAGATCCGCGGTGTCGTCGTCGGCGAGGTGCGCTCGATCCAGGCGATGGGCGACCACGCCGCGCTGGAACTCGCGCTGGACCCGGACCGGCTGAGCCTGATCCCGGACAACGTCTCCGCGCGGCTGCTGCCCAAGACCCTGTTCGGCGAACGCTACGTGGCCCTGCAGATCCCACCCGATCCGTCGGAAAGGCACATCGCGGCCGGCGACGTCATCCCGCAGGACCGCAGCAGCTCGGCGATCGAGCTGGAGCAGGTGCTGAACAACGTGATGCCGCTGCTGCAGGCCGTCCAGCCGCAGAAGCTCGCCAGCACGCTCAACGCGGTCTCCACCGCGCTCGACGGCCGCGGCGAGCAGCTCGGCGCGACGCTGGTGAACCTGTCCGAGTACCTGGCCGGGCTGAACCCGTCGCTGCCGGACATCAAGGCCGACATCACCGGTCTGGCCAACGTCGCGGACACCTACGACCGGGCCGCGCCGGACTTCCTGCAGGCGCTGGCCGACCTGACCACCACCACGAAGACCCTGGTGGACAAGCAGCAGGCGCTCACCCAGGTCTGGGGGTCGGTCACGAACGCGAGTGACAACCTGGACAGCTTCCTGCGCGTCAACCAGGCCAACCTGATCAACCTCACGGTCACCTCGCAGTCCACTTTGGAGGTTCTCGCGAAGTACGCGCCGGAGTACCCCTGCCTGCTGCAGCAGCTGGCCGAAGCCGTGCCGCGCGCGTACGAGGCCTTCGGCGCGGGCACCGACAAGATGAACCACGTGACGATCCGGTTCGTCGCCGACCGCACCAAGTACGAGCCGGGCAAGGACGAACCGGAGTACCTCGACAAGCGCGGTCCGCGTTGCTACCCGATGGTGCTGCCGCCCGGGCGCTGGCCGCAGTACCCGCCGGGCGGGCCGATCCAGGACGGCTCGACCCACCCGCCCGCCGGACCCGGCGCGAGCGTTCCGCTGCCCAGCAACGGGATCATCGACGGCGGGTCGTCCACCACCGGATCGGTCGCGAACTCGCCCGCCGAGCAGGACCTGGTCGCCGCGCTGCTGTCGCCGGCCGCGCCGCAGGACGTGCCGGGGTGGGGAACCCTGCTCGCCGGGCCGCTCTACCGCGGGGCGGAGGTGGAGGTCCAGTGA
- a CDS encoding glucose 1-dehydrogenase, with product MGRLDGKTALITGAARGQGAAAARWFTQEGAKVMVADVADDDGKALADEIGAVYQHLDVSREDDWAAAVQRAEDEFGGLTVLVNNAGILHFSELAHTSLADYERVIGINQIGAFLGMRSVVEPMTRAGGGSIINVSSVEGLAGMPFLVAYTASKFAIRGMTKVAALELGRKGIRVNSVHPGMIDTKMVADAAGGAEIDMAWVGKKVALGRVGKPEEIAQLAVFLASDESSYCTGGEFVADGGATATHALNLQG from the coding sequence ATGGGACGCCTCGACGGGAAGACCGCGCTGATCACGGGCGCGGCCAGGGGACAGGGCGCGGCCGCGGCCCGGTGGTTCACGCAGGAGGGCGCGAAGGTGATGGTCGCCGACGTCGCCGACGACGACGGCAAGGCCCTCGCCGACGAGATCGGCGCGGTCTACCAGCACCTCGACGTCTCGCGCGAGGACGACTGGGCCGCCGCGGTGCAGCGCGCCGAGGACGAGTTCGGCGGCCTCACCGTGCTGGTGAACAACGCCGGAATCCTGCACTTCTCGGAGCTTGCGCACACGTCACTGGCCGATTACGAACGCGTCATCGGAATCAACCAGATCGGGGCGTTTCTCGGCATGCGCTCGGTCGTTGAACCGATGACGCGGGCCGGTGGCGGCTCGATCATCAACGTGTCCTCTGTGGAGGGTCTGGCCGGCATGCCGTTCCTCGTCGCCTACACCGCGAGCAAGTTCGCGATCCGGGGGATGACGAAGGTGGCCGCGCTGGAGCTGGGGCGCAAGGGGATCCGGGTCAATTCGGTCCATCCCGGCATGATCGACACGAAGATGGTGGCCGACGCCGCCGGCGGGGCGGAGATCGACATGGCCTGGGTCGGCAAGAAGGTCGCGCTGGGACGCGTCGGCAAGCCCGAGGAGATCGCGCAGCTCGCGGTGTTCCTGGCCAGTGACGAGAGTTCCTACTGCACGGGCGGGGAATTCGTCGCCGACGGCGGGGCGACGGCGACCCATGCACTGAACCTGCAGGGGTGA
- a CDS encoding MCE family protein: MNRFVPSLIKILIFAAVTVLLTGILGSTIANTNFGVTSTYTARFTDASGLHEGDDVRIVGVKVGQVDEITVEQDGDTSYADVHFTVQSAYRLPGSVTATVKYRNLVGQRYLSLGTNVPGDDQLAAGGMIPPERTQPALNLTVLFNGFKPLFAALDPQQVNQLSYEIIQVFQGEGGTIESLLSHTASLTQTIADRDEVIGQVIGNLNTVLTTVNDRGPQLSNLIEATQQLVSGLAAQRGPIGDSVSALGELTDATAGLLADARAPVQQDIAALGTLSGTLADSGQLIDELLQKLPGNLEKFTRTLSYGGWYNYYLCGLTGTIGVTSLNITLPLLPLPATELPERCKTS, from the coding sequence GTGAACCGGTTCGTCCCGTCGCTGATCAAGATCCTGATCTTCGCCGCCGTCACGGTGCTGCTGACCGGGATCCTCGGCTCCACCATCGCCAACACCAACTTCGGCGTCACGTCCACCTACACCGCGCGCTTCACCGACGCCTCCGGCCTGCACGAGGGCGACGACGTGCGGATCGTCGGCGTGAAGGTCGGGCAGGTGGACGAAATCACCGTCGAGCAGGACGGCGACACCAGCTACGCCGACGTGCACTTCACCGTCCAGTCGGCCTACCGCCTGCCCGGTTCGGTCACCGCGACCGTCAAGTACCGCAACCTCGTCGGGCAGCGGTACCTGTCGCTGGGCACCAACGTGCCCGGGGACGACCAGCTGGCGGCGGGCGGCATGATCCCGCCGGAACGCACGCAGCCGGCGCTGAACCTCACCGTGCTGTTCAACGGGTTCAAGCCGCTGTTCGCGGCCCTGGACCCACAACAGGTCAACCAGCTCTCCTACGAGATCATCCAGGTCTTCCAGGGCGAGGGAGGCACGATCGAGAGCCTGCTCTCGCACACCGCGTCGCTCACCCAGACCATCGCCGACCGCGACGAGGTGATCGGCCAGGTGATCGGCAACCTCAACACCGTGTTGACCACGGTGAACGACCGCGGCCCGCAGCTGTCGAACCTGATCGAGGCGACCCAGCAGCTGGTGTCCGGGCTGGCCGCGCAGCGTGGCCCGATCGGCGACTCGGTGTCGGCGCTGGGCGAGCTGACCGACGCCACCGCCGGGCTGCTCGCCGACGCGCGAGCGCCGGTCCAGCAGGACATCGCCGCGCTCGGGACGCTGTCCGGCACGCTCGCCGACTCCGGGCAGCTGATCGACGAACTGTTGCAGAAGCTGCCCGGCAACCTGGAGAAGTTCACCCGGACCCTGAGCTACGGCGGCTGGTACAACTACTACCTCTGCGGTCTGACCGGGACCATCGGCGTGACGTCGCTGAACATCACCCTGCCGCTGCTCCCGCTGCCTGCGACCGAGCTCCCGGAGAGGTGCAAGACGTCATGA
- a CDS encoding 3-oxoacyl-ACP reductase, with protein MREPRVAIVTGAGAGLGRAEALALARSGASVVLNDVTEAAKTVVEEIEAEGGRALLVTGDVGERATADALVEAALDHFGGLHVVVNNAGVLRDRMLFSMSDEEWDTVIRVHLRGHFLLSRNATAHWRAQSKATGAPVFARIVNTASEAFLVGSAGQPNYAAAKAGIVGLTVATARGAARYGVRANAICPRARTAMTAAVFGDAPDGGVDPLSVDHVAPFVAFLASEQAERINGQVFVVHGGMVALLKPPAVEQRFDTAGPLWTADELAATVGAHFDDRDPDTMFAATEILELP; from the coding sequence ATACGGGAACCGCGGGTGGCCATCGTGACCGGGGCCGGGGCGGGACTGGGCCGGGCGGAGGCGCTGGCGCTGGCCCGTTCGGGCGCCTCGGTCGTCCTCAACGACGTCACGGAGGCCGCGAAAACCGTCGTCGAGGAGATCGAAGCCGAGGGCGGCCGGGCGCTGCTCGTCACCGGGGACGTGGGCGAGCGCGCCACCGCCGACGCCCTCGTCGAAGCCGCGCTCGACCACTTCGGCGGGCTGCACGTCGTCGTCAACAACGCCGGGGTGCTGCGCGACCGGATGCTGTTCTCGATGTCCGACGAGGAGTGGGACACCGTGATCCGGGTGCACCTGCGCGGGCACTTCCTGTTGTCCCGCAACGCCACCGCGCACTGGCGCGCCCAGTCCAAGGCCACCGGCGCGCCGGTGTTCGCGCGGATCGTCAACACCGCGTCCGAGGCGTTCCTCGTCGGATCCGCCGGTCAGCCCAACTACGCGGCCGCCAAGGCCGGCATCGTGGGCCTCACCGTCGCCACCGCCCGGGGCGCCGCGCGGTACGGCGTGCGGGCGAACGCCATCTGCCCCCGCGCGCGCACCGCCATGACCGCCGCGGTCTTCGGCGACGCGCCGGACGGCGGCGTCGATCCCTTGTCGGTGGACCATGTCGCCCCGTTCGTCGCGTTCCTCGCCTCGGAGCAGGCGGAGCGCATCAACGGCCAGGTGTTCGTGGTGCATGGCGGCATGGTCGCGCTGCTGAAACCGCCCGCGGTCGAGCAGCGGTTCGACACCGCCGGTCCGCTGTGGACGGCCGACGAGCTGGCGGCCACCGTGGGTGCCCACTTCGACGACCGAGATCCCGACACCATGTTCGCCGCCACCGAGATCCTGGAGCTCCCATGA
- a CDS encoding MCE family protein gives MTLDSRASRGVYRWIATGCVLALLVTAGLYLVLRDSGGTRISALFDRTVGLYAGSSVRVLGVPVGEITGVTPEGAVVRVDMRVDDDVQIPADAGAVVVAPSLVSDRYVQLTPAYDSGPVMASGTLIPQDRTATPMELDDLYGTLDKLSTSLGPNGANANGALSGLLDTAAANLDGNGLNLNSTVTELANLSRTLDNSKEDLFGTVRNLQSFTTALADSDAQLNEFYQRLGNVTGFLAEDSGDVSAALAALGSSLGDVQSFVAENKDLLTSNVDRLASITQVLVDQRAALAEVLDVGPTGMTNFINSYDAASGSIAIRYNANEFTNPLVTTLCRLIKASTPVGLPTTVSDVCEAIAPVVEGIAKVPSIPQLLADINSGKLPPLPLLPLVDIPEAGS, from the coding sequence ATGACGCTCGACAGCCGTGCCTCGCGCGGCGTGTACCGCTGGATCGCGACCGGGTGCGTGCTCGCGCTGCTGGTGACGGCCGGCTTGTACCTGGTGTTGCGGGACAGCGGCGGCACCCGGATCTCCGCGTTGTTCGACCGGACCGTCGGCCTCTACGCCGGCTCGTCCGTGCGCGTCCTCGGCGTGCCGGTCGGCGAGATCACCGGCGTCACCCCGGAGGGCGCCGTGGTGCGCGTGGACATGCGCGTCGACGACGACGTGCAGATCCCCGCCGACGCCGGCGCCGTCGTGGTCGCCCCGAGCCTGGTCAGCGACCGGTACGTGCAGCTCACCCCGGCCTACGACAGCGGGCCGGTGATGGCGTCCGGCACGCTCATCCCGCAAGACCGCACCGCGACCCCGATGGAACTGGACGACCTCTACGGCACGCTCGACAAGCTGTCGACCAGCCTCGGGCCCAACGGCGCCAACGCGAACGGCGCGTTGTCCGGCCTGCTGGACACCGCCGCGGCCAACCTCGACGGCAACGGGCTGAACCTCAACAGCACCGTCACCGAGCTGGCGAACCTGTCGCGCACGCTGGACAACTCGAAGGAGGACCTGTTCGGCACCGTGCGGAACCTGCAGTCGTTCACCACCGCGCTGGCGGACAGCGACGCGCAGCTCAACGAGTTCTACCAGCGGCTCGGGAACGTGACGGGCTTCCTCGCCGAGGACTCCGGCGACGTCAGCGCCGCGCTGGCCGCGCTCGGCTCCTCGCTCGGTGACGTGCAGAGCTTCGTCGCGGAGAACAAGGACCTGCTGACGTCCAACGTGGACCGGTTGGCGAGCATCACCCAGGTGCTCGTCGACCAGCGGGCCGCGCTAGCCGAGGTGCTCGACGTCGGCCCGACCGGCATGACCAACTTCATCAACTCCTACGACGCGGCGTCGGGCAGCATCGCGATCCGCTACAACGCCAACGAGTTCACCAACCCGCTGGTCACCACGCTGTGCCGGCTGATCAAGGCGTCCACGCCGGTCGGCCTGCCGACGACGGTCAGCGACGTGTGCGAGGCGATCGCCCCGGTGGTCGAGGGCATCGCGAAGGTCCCGTCGATCCCGCAGCTGCTCGCCGACATCAACAGCGGCAAGCTCCCGCCGCTGCCGTTGCTGCCGCTGGTCGACATCCCGGAGGCCGGATCATGA
- a CDS encoding MlaE family ABC transporter permease, translated as MTAETLERQPGVSDRTLEMIARPGAVLEGLGSQLSFYVRALAWAPRTLRRYSRETLRLLTEVCFGTGGLAVIGGTLGVMIGMTLFTGLIVGLQGYAALNQLGTAALTGFISAYFNTREVAPLAAGLALSATVGCGFTAQLGAMRISEEIDALEVMAVPSLPYLVTTRVLAGLGAVIPLYAVGLLSSYLASRQVTVWLYGQSAGTYDHYFGLFLPPEDVLWSFGKVIVFSVLVILSHCYYGYTASGGPAGVGVAVGRAVRTSIVLISVLDFFLSLAVWGATTTVRIAG; from the coding sequence ATGACCGCCGAAACGCTGGAGAGACAGCCCGGGGTGTCCGACCGGACACTCGAGATGATCGCGCGCCCTGGCGCGGTGCTGGAGGGACTGGGCAGCCAGCTCTCCTTCTACGTCCGCGCGCTCGCCTGGGCGCCGCGCACGCTTCGCCGCTACAGCAGGGAAACGCTGCGGCTGCTGACCGAGGTCTGCTTCGGCACCGGCGGTCTCGCGGTGATCGGCGGGACACTCGGCGTGATGATCGGCATGACCCTGTTCACCGGTCTCATCGTCGGCCTGCAGGGTTACGCCGCGCTCAACCAGCTCGGCACCGCCGCGCTCACCGGGTTCATCTCGGCCTACTTCAACACCCGCGAGGTCGCGCCGCTGGCCGCCGGGCTCGCGTTGTCGGCGACCGTCGGCTGCGGGTTCACCGCCCAGCTCGGCGCGATGCGCATCTCGGAGGAGATCGACGCGCTCGAGGTGATGGCGGTGCCCAGCCTGCCGTACCTGGTCACCACGCGCGTGCTGGCCGGGCTGGGCGCGGTGATCCCGCTGTACGCGGTCGGGCTGCTGTCGTCCTACCTGGCCTCGCGCCAGGTCACGGTGTGGCTCTACGGCCAGTCCGCGGGCACCTACGACCACTATTTCGGGCTGTTCCTGCCGCCCGAGGACGTGCTGTGGTCGTTCGGCAAGGTGATCGTGTTCAGCGTGCTGGTGATCCTGTCGCACTGCTACTACGGCTACACCGCCAGCGGCGGGCCCGCCGGCGTCGGCGTCGCGGTGGGGCGCGCGGTGCGGACGTCGATCGTGCTGATCTCGGTGCTGGACTTCTTCCTCAGCCTCGCGGTCTGGGGCGCGACCACGACGGTGAGGATCGCCGGATGA
- a CDS encoding aldehyde dehydrogenase family protein: MTLTVQPHRESVGLKTGQLYLDGQWGPGTGGDSWTHRHPATGEEIGEFAIATEADVDAAVASARVAFESGAWSNSRASTRVAVLHRYADLLREHAEELRSLQALDNSVPLSFSSTIYATSVGAAADVFDHHAGWVDKLGGETLTPYQGGDHLAMTFREPIGVVAAILPWNAPFLLFAQKVAPALAAGCTIVLKPSEYCTFTVLRMVELLVEAGLPAGTLNVVTGPGDPVGEALITHPGVDKVSFTGSRAVGKHIVEASAGTLKRVSLELGGKSPALVFADAPNVALAAATVVGAVTMGLSGQACVANTRALVHRDVYDEFLGAAQGMAQAMTYGDPFDPGVMASPLINAKQLERVLGYIEKGKAEGARLVTGGERLGGDLANGNFVGPTIFADVDNHATIAQEEIFGPVLAVVPFTDEDEAVRLANDTEYGLGAGLFTADVQRAFRVSRKLRAGTIGINGFQIEPHLPFGGFKQSGLGREGGKSSIEAYTELKSVYLPLTDEMM, from the coding sequence ATGACACTCACCGTGCAGCCGCACCGCGAATCCGTCGGCCTCAAAACCGGTCAGCTCTATCTCGACGGCCAGTGGGGCCCCGGTACCGGCGGCGACTCGTGGACCCACCGCCACCCGGCCACCGGCGAGGAGATCGGCGAGTTCGCCATCGCCACCGAGGCCGACGTCGACGCCGCGGTCGCGTCGGCGCGCGTGGCCTTCGAGTCGGGCGCCTGGTCGAACTCCCGCGCGAGCACGCGTGTCGCGGTTCTGCACCGGTACGCGGACCTGCTGCGTGAGCACGCCGAGGAGCTGCGGTCGTTGCAGGCGCTGGACAACTCGGTGCCGTTGTCGTTCAGCAGCACGATCTACGCGACCTCGGTCGGCGCCGCGGCGGACGTGTTCGACCACCACGCGGGCTGGGTCGACAAGCTCGGCGGCGAGACCCTGACGCCGTACCAGGGCGGCGACCACCTGGCGATGACCTTCCGCGAGCCGATCGGCGTGGTCGCGGCGATCCTGCCGTGGAACGCGCCGTTCCTGCTGTTCGCGCAGAAGGTCGCCCCGGCACTCGCGGCCGGGTGCACCATCGTGCTCAAACCTTCGGAATACTGCACGTTCACCGTGCTGCGCATGGTCGAGCTGCTGGTCGAGGCCGGGCTGCCGGCCGGCACGCTCAACGTCGTCACCGGCCCCGGCGACCCGGTCGGCGAAGCGCTGATCACGCACCCCGGGGTCGACAAGGTCAGCTTCACCGGCAGCCGCGCGGTCGGCAAGCACATCGTCGAGGCCTCCGCGGGCACGCTCAAGCGGGTCTCGCTCGAACTCGGCGGCAAGAGCCCGGCGCTGGTGTTCGCCGACGCGCCCAACGTCGCCCTGGCCGCCGCGACCGTCGTCGGCGCGGTCACGATGGGCCTGTCCGGCCAGGCGTGCGTCGCCAACACCCGGGCACTGGTGCACCGGGACGTCTACGACGAGTTCCTCGGCGCCGCGCAGGGCATGGCGCAGGCGATGACCTACGGCGACCCGTTCGACCCGGGGGTCATGGCCAGCCCGCTCATCAACGCCAAGCAGCTGGAACGGGTGCTCGGCTACATCGAGAAGGGCAAGGCCGAGGGCGCCCGGCTGGTCACCGGCGGCGAGCGGCTCGGCGGCGACCTGGCGAACGGCAACTTCGTCGGCCCGACCATCTTCGCCGACGTGGACAACCACGCGACGATCGCGCAGGAGGAGATCTTCGGCCCGGTGCTCGCGGTCGTCCCGTTCACCGACGAGGACGAGGCCGTGCGCCTGGCCAACGACACCGAGTACGGGCTCGGCGCGGGCCTGTTCACCGCCGACGTCCAGCGCGCGTTCCGCGTGTCGCGCAAGCTGCGCGCGGGCACGATCGGCATCAACGGTTTCCAGATCGAGCCGCACCTGCCCTTCGGCGGGTTCAAGCAGTCCGGGCTGGGGCGCGAGGGCGGCAAGTCCTCGATCGAGGCCTACACCGAGCTCAAGTCGGTGTACCTGCCGCTGACCGACGAGATGATGTGA
- a CDS encoding MlaE family ABC transporter permease codes for MGSRTGTLTIPGTAALTQVGRLSTLAWEVLRAIPRRPFQFREWILQCWFFASVTILPTALVAVPFGAVIALQLGSLTQQIGAQSFTGAASALAIVQQAAPLITALLVAGAGGSAVCADIGARKIREEIDAMEVLGVNPIQRLIVPRVLAAMVVSVLLNGLVSVVGVLGGYFFNVVMQGGTPGAYLASFNALAQLPDLYVSEIKAVLYGFVAGVVAAYRGLNPAGGPKGVGDAVNQAVVITFLLLFLINVVLTAIYLRIIPPKAL; via the coding sequence ATGGGGTCACGCACGGGAACGCTCACGATACCGGGCACCGCCGCGCTCACCCAGGTCGGCCGCCTGTCCACACTGGCCTGGGAAGTGCTGCGGGCGATCCCGCGCAGGCCCTTCCAGTTCCGCGAGTGGATCCTGCAGTGCTGGTTCTTCGCGAGCGTGACGATCCTGCCCACCGCGCTCGTCGCCGTCCCGTTCGGCGCGGTGATCGCGCTGCAGCTCGGTTCGCTGACCCAGCAGATCGGCGCGCAGTCGTTCACCGGCGCGGCCAGCGCACTGGCCATCGTGCAGCAGGCCGCCCCGCTGATCACCGCCCTCCTCGTCGCGGGCGCCGGCGGAAGCGCCGTCTGTGCCGATATCGGCGCGCGCAAGATCCGCGAAGAGATCGACGCGATGGAGGTGCTCGGGGTCAACCCGATCCAGCGCCTCATCGTGCCGCGCGTGCTCGCCGCGATGGTCGTGTCCGTGCTGCTCAACGGCCTGGTCAGCGTGGTCGGCGTGCTCGGCGGGTACTTCTTCAACGTCGTCATGCAGGGCGGCACCCCGGGCGCGTACCTGGCCAGCTTCAACGCGCTGGCGCAGCTGCCGGACCTCTACGTCAGCGAGATCAAGGCCGTGCTGTACGGGTTCGTCGCCGGGGTGGTGGCCGCCTACCGCGGACTCAACCCGGCGGGCGGGCCGAAGGGCGTCGGCGACGCGGTGAACCAGGCCGTGGTCATCACGTTCCTGCTGCTGTTCCTCATCAACGTCGTGCTGACCGCCATCTACCTGCGGATCATTCCGCCGAAAGCGCTGTGA
- a CDS encoding acyl-CoA dehydrogenase family protein — MRISYTPEQDRLRDELRDYFARLMTPERREALAGDGGEYGDGKAYKEIVRELGRDGWLAIGWPEEWGGQARPMLDQLVFTDEAAVAGVPVPFLTVNTIGPTIMRFGTPEQKAFYLPRIAGGELHFSIGYSEPEAGTDLASLRTRAVRDGDSYIVNGQKMWTSLIEYADYVWLAARTDPDAKRHKGLSILVVPTDAPGFSWTKVRTVAGPGTSATYYDDVRVPVSARIADENAGWPLITNQLNHERVALTSAAPIISALDEVRRWAQETKQPDGSRVIDAEWVRMHLARVHAHAEYLKLRNWRIAWAAGSDELGAAEASATKVFGTELAIEAYRLLMEVVGPGAVVRAGSPGALLRGRLERAHRSALILTFGGGTNEIQRDLIAATALSLPVTR, encoded by the coding sequence ATGCGGATCAGCTACACGCCCGAGCAGGACCGGCTGCGCGACGAACTGCGCGACTACTTCGCCAGGCTGATGACCCCGGAACGGCGCGAGGCGCTGGCCGGGGACGGCGGCGAGTACGGGGATGGCAAGGCCTACAAGGAGATCGTGCGCGAGCTGGGCCGGGACGGGTGGCTCGCGATCGGGTGGCCGGAGGAGTGGGGCGGGCAGGCCAGGCCCATGCTCGACCAGCTCGTCTTCACCGACGAGGCGGCCGTGGCCGGGGTGCCGGTGCCGTTCCTGACGGTCAACACGATCGGGCCCACGATCATGCGGTTCGGCACGCCGGAGCAGAAGGCGTTCTACCTGCCGCGCATCGCCGGCGGCGAGCTGCACTTCTCGATCGGCTACTCGGAGCCGGAGGCGGGCACCGACCTCGCGTCCCTGCGCACCCGCGCGGTCCGGGACGGCGACTCCTACATCGTCAACGGCCAGAAGATGTGGACGAGCCTGATCGAGTACGCCGACTACGTGTGGCTGGCCGCGCGCACCGACCCGGACGCGAAACGGCACAAGGGGCTGAGCATCCTGGTCGTGCCGACCGACGCGCCCGGCTTCTCCTGGACGAAGGTGCGCACCGTCGCCGGACCGGGCACGAGCGCGACCTACTACGACGACGTGCGCGTGCCGGTGTCCGCCCGGATCGCCGACGAGAACGCGGGCTGGCCGCTCATCACCAACCAGCTCAACCACGAGCGCGTGGCGCTGACCTCGGCCGCGCCGATCATCTCCGCGCTGGACGAGGTGCGGAGATGGGCGCAGGAGACCAAGCAGCCGGACGGCAGCCGGGTCATCGACGCCGAGTGGGTCCGGATGCACCTGGCCCGCGTGCACGCCCACGCCGAGTACCTCAAGCTGCGCAACTGGCGGATCGCCTGGGCCGCGGGCTCGGACGAGCTGGGCGCGGCGGAGGCCTCGGCGACGAAGGTGTTCGGCACCGAGCTGGCGATCGAGGCGTACCGGCTGCTGATGGAGGTCGTCGGGCCGGGCGCGGTGGTGCGCGCCGGCTCCCCCGGCGCCCTGCTGCGCGGACGACTCGAACGGGCGCACCGCTCGGCGCTGATCCTGACCTTCGGCGGCGGCACGAACGAGATCCAGCGCGACCTGATCGCGGCGACCGCCCTGTCCCTGCCCGTGACCCGCTGA
- a CDS encoding MCE family protein codes for MKALKDRNQAAVGAVTLVLVVLVTLVSYFSDELPLLGTGTTYQAYFAESAGLAADNEVQVAGVKVGQVTDVSLAGRKVLVKFKVENTRVGDESTASIEIKTLLGEKYLALKPKGGGAQDPDQPIPVERTTTPFQLQDAFQQLSTTVGQIDTNQLAQSFDAVADALKDTPQPLRDTLSGLSALSRTVSSRDQELANLLANTSQVSRTLADRNAQLTAIINDGNLLLGELQRRRDAIKALLTGTQQLAAQLSGLVADNRAQLRPTLERLGEVTTILQNNQDNLNRSLELLAPFTRVGANATGNGRWFEGYICGLLPPVIKAGGLSINPEGCTPPISAPDQGLGGG; via the coding sequence ATGAAGGCGCTCAAGGACCGCAACCAGGCCGCCGTCGGCGCGGTGACGCTCGTGCTCGTCGTGCTGGTGACGCTGGTGTCCTACTTCTCCGACGAGCTGCCGCTGCTCGGCACCGGGACCACCTACCAGGCCTACTTCGCCGAGTCCGCGGGCCTCGCGGCGGACAACGAGGTGCAGGTGGCCGGCGTGAAGGTCGGCCAGGTCACCGACGTGTCGCTGGCAGGCCGGAAGGTGCTCGTCAAGTTCAAGGTGGAGAACACCCGCGTCGGCGACGAGTCGACGGCGTCCATCGAGATCAAGACGCTGCTGGGGGAGAAGTACCTCGCGCTCAAACCCAAGGGCGGCGGCGCGCAGGACCCGGACCAGCCGATCCCGGTCGAGCGCACCACCACCCCGTTCCAGCTGCAGGACGCCTTCCAGCAGCTGAGCACGACGGTCGGGCAGATCGACACGAACCAGCTCGCGCAAAGCTTCGACGCGGTCGCCGACGCGCTCAAGGACACCCCGCAACCGTTGCGGGACACGCTGTCCGGCCTGTCCGCGTTGTCGCGCACGGTGTCCTCCCGTGACCAGGAGCTGGCGAACCTGCTGGCGAACACCAGCCAGGTGTCGCGGACGCTCGCCGACCGCAACGCCCAGCTCACCGCGATCATCAACGACGGCAACCTGCTGCTCGGCGAGCTGCAACGGCGCCGGGACGCGATCAAGGCGCTGCTCACCGGCACGCAGCAGCTCGCGGCCCAGCTCTCCGGACTGGTCGCCGACAACCGCGCGCAGCTGCGGCCGACGCTGGAGCGGCTCGGCGAGGTCACCACCATCCTGCAGAACAACCAGGACAACCTGAACCGCAGCCTCGAGCTGCTCGCGCCGTTCACCCGCGTCGGCGCGAACGCGACCGGCAACGGCCGCTGGTTCGAGGGCTACATCTGCGGGCTGCTGCCGCCGGTGATCAAGGCGGGCGGGCTGTCCATCAACCCCGAGGGCTGCACGCCGCCGATCTCCGCGCCGGACCAGGGATTGGGGGGCGGATGA